One genomic segment of Kiritimatiella glycovorans includes these proteins:
- a CDS encoding sialidase family protein, translating to MRIRITAVLTCLFASTGAAFDFSGLPGVLINHKPAPNMIEYILGDVEYLASPSITVLPNGHYLALHDTFGRGSTQDEYGISDVFRSTDGGSNWTHCVTLTHQFWSTIFEHRGSAYILGPTRRGGPLVIRRSDDEGRTWTDPVDRDHGLLQGGRHGGTPNRPAVWGGRIWFSVDRRAICAPVDADLLKASSWKWGRKVDQRDKPWLGGRFEVMSEAQVVAAPRDGVHLLFKVRALPYAGIVGVERNPRRLTFDPGRDLVPLPGGEKKFGAAYDPVAERYIVLSNPVLPAHVDDPTWGGKPEMIRNTAAVLSSPDLHHWDVDYLFLYSPHLDYEAFQYPNFEFDGDDLAVICRTAFDVGGPKPPRGHDSNLITFHRIRDFRARRPDLYLEISADRSDVLLYERTQHRPAPWGSFLLGHAPETPVRGLAQAEDGSVYLREASGTVSRFDAAGNFIAEVQEAPVPVEHTRLDLVPPPARTRTWTGRTSAQWRDPLNWRHMSPADTAGETAVFGSAIREAATVRLDDPVALKCLRLASAHPCTIEGRGAIALGGERGGRLEVVRGDHVISLPVTLAGDVVCDIRDGASLRIDAPVERNGFELEFTGRTFE from the coding sequence ATGAGAATACGGATTACGGCGGTTCTGACGTGCCTTTTCGCCTCAACCGGGGCGGCGTTTGACTTCAGCGGTCTTCCCGGGGTGCTGATCAACCACAAGCCGGCCCCGAACATGATCGAATATATCCTGGGGGATGTGGAATATCTCGCGTCGCCGTCGATCACGGTCCTGCCGAACGGACACTACCTTGCGCTTCACGATACGTTCGGCCGCGGCTCGACGCAGGATGAGTACGGGATCAGCGATGTGTTTCGCTCCACGGACGGAGGCTCGAACTGGACCCATTGCGTGACGCTGACCCATCAGTTCTGGTCGACGATATTCGAGCACCGCGGATCGGCGTACATCCTCGGTCCCACCCGGCGGGGCGGGCCCCTGGTGATCCGCCGGTCGGACGACGAAGGCCGGACGTGGACCGATCCGGTCGACAGGGACCACGGGCTCCTTCAAGGCGGTCGTCACGGCGGCACCCCGAACCGGCCCGCCGTGTGGGGCGGTCGAATCTGGTTCAGCGTCGACCGCCGCGCGATCTGCGCGCCCGTGGACGCCGATCTGCTCAAGGCCTCCTCGTGGAAATGGGGCCGCAAGGTGGATCAGAGGGACAAGCCCTGGCTCGGCGGCCGTTTTGAAGTCATGAGTGAGGCGCAGGTGGTGGCCGCCCCGCGCGACGGCGTGCACCTGCTGTTCAAAGTCCGCGCCCTGCCATACGCCGGAATCGTGGGGGTCGAACGGAATCCGCGGCGGCTGACGTTCGATCCCGGCCGCGATCTCGTCCCGCTGCCGGGCGGCGAGAAGAAGTTCGGGGCCGCGTACGATCCGGTCGCGGAGCGCTACATCGTGCTCAGCAACCCCGTGCTGCCGGCGCACGTCGACGACCCGACCTGGGGCGGAAAGCCGGAGATGATCCGCAATACGGCCGCCGTGCTGAGCTCGCCGGATCTGCATCACTGGGATGTGGACTACCTGTTCCTCTACTCGCCCCATCTCGACTACGAGGCATTCCAGTATCCGAATTTCGAATTCGACGGTGACGATCTTGCCGTGATCTGCCGCACGGCCTTTGACGTGGGCGGCCCCAAACCTCCGCGCGGTCACGACTCCAACCTGATCACGTTCCACCGCATCCGCGATTTCCGCGCCCGGCGGCCGGACCTGTACCTGGAGATCAGCGCCGACCGCAGCGATGTGCTTCTGTACGAACGCACGCAGCACCGGCCCGCACCGTGGGGATCGTTTCTGCTCGGGCACGCCCCGGAGACGCCGGTCAGGGGTCTGGCGCAGGCGGAGGACGGCTCGGTGTACCTGCGCGAGGCGAGCGGCACCGTTTCACGATTCGACGCGGCGGGCAACTTTATCGCGGAAGTGCAGGAGGCACCGGTCCCGGTCGAACACACCCGCCTCGACCTGGTGCCCCCTCCGGCCCGCACCCGGACGTGGACCGGGCGGACTTCCGCGCAATGGCGCGATCCGCTCAACTGGCGGCACATGAGCCCGGCCGATACCGCCGGCGAAACCGCCGTGTTCGGCAGTGCGATCCGTGAAGCCGCGACGGTCCGGCTGGACGATCCGGTCGCACTGAAGTGTCTGCGCCTGGCGAGTGCGCATCCCTGTACCATCGAGGGGAGGGGCGCGATCGCGCTGGGTGGAGAGCGGGGCGGCAGGCTGGAGGTGGTGCGCGGCGACCACGTCATTTCCTTGCCGGTCACGCTCGCGGGCGACGTCGTCTGCGACATCCGGGACGGGGCGTCGCTGCGGATCGACGCGCCGGTGGAGCGCAACGGCTTCGAGCTCGAGTTCACCGGCCGGACCTTCGAGTAA